In the Kaistella sp. 97-N-M2 genome, one interval contains:
- a CDS encoding phosphoenolpyruvate carboxylase, which produces MRYEEKTEKFRQLVQNKFQIYNSLFMSLPYDKMSNIGMLLPFLYEESKTGYEKGQNPEEIMEAFFQKHTELRTEEQKTELLFKIIQYIERQVVLFDSIEDAAFAELHSESDAGTLLQLHERASQEHLLDKTREKMKDFAIKVVFTAHPTQFYPNAVQRILHDLRSAIMKDSVSEIDMLLQQLGKTPFVNKEKPTPLDEAMSIIFYLRYVYYDTIGELYKKLKTSFENKSFTPNQDMIQLGFWPGGDRDGNPFVTADITKKVAAELHFSILKSYYEHLKNLRRRLSFRGVSEILEALSHQLYDSIFKEDYTITSDQILEHLSKAENIITRDHNGLFLNLLEDFKDRVKIFGTHFATLDVRQDSRVHQEIIDEIISQKSGLSNENLSTEEKLKWLLETDVILKPEEFDGITKDTLENIHNIKEIQKRNGERGMSRYIISNSDHIKDVLNVFALFRLCGYKEEEIRMDIVPLFETMEGLNAGENVMRRLYELPVYRKHLDRRGKEQTIMLGFSDGTKDGGYLKANWEIYETKEQLTKVSEDYDVKVVFFDGRGGPPARGGGKTHDFYASQGKTIANNKIEITIQGQTITSVFGNKDQAKYNFEQLLTAGIENDVFKNSKKDLSEKERKLIEELADISFIKYSDLKAHPMFVPYLQEMSTLEYYGKTNIGSRPTKRGAGNKIRFEDLRAIPFVGSWSQLKQNVPGFFGFGFALNSLKKDGRFEEVAALYKGSDFFKTLVLNSMMSMNKSYFPLTYYMKKNEKFGEFWTILFEEFELSKALMLELTGFKMLMEEEPLSRKSVKIREKIVLPLLSIQQYALMKIQKEEGNRDAYEKLVMRSLFGNINASRNSA; this is translated from the coding sequence ATGCGATACGAAGAAAAAACAGAAAAATTCCGCCAGCTGGTGCAGAATAAATTCCAGATCTACAACTCCCTTTTTATGAGTTTGCCCTACGATAAAATGAGTAATATTGGGATGCTCCTGCCTTTTTTATATGAAGAAAGCAAAACGGGATATGAGAAAGGTCAAAACCCGGAAGAAATAATGGAAGCTTTTTTCCAAAAACACACCGAACTGAGAACGGAGGAGCAGAAAACGGAACTTCTTTTTAAGATCATTCAGTATATCGAAAGGCAGGTGGTTTTGTTTGACAGCATTGAAGATGCGGCGTTTGCCGAACTTCATTCCGAAAGCGATGCGGGCACTTTACTGCAGCTGCACGAAAGAGCTTCGCAGGAACATCTTTTAGACAAGACGAGAGAAAAAATGAAGGATTTTGCCATAAAAGTCGTCTTCACCGCGCATCCCACGCAGTTTTACCCGAACGCGGTGCAGCGGATTCTGCACGATTTACGGTCGGCGATTATGAAAGATTCGGTAAGTGAAATTGATATGCTTTTGCAGCAGCTGGGTAAAACACCGTTCGTCAACAAAGAAAAACCCACGCCGCTGGACGAAGCCATGAGCATTATTTTCTATTTGCGCTATGTTTATTACGATACGATTGGCGAACTCTATAAAAAACTCAAGACCTCTTTTGAAAACAAATCTTTTACGCCAAATCAGGATATGATTCAGCTGGGTTTTTGGCCGGGCGGCGACCGCGATGGAAATCCTTTCGTTACCGCCGACATCACGAAGAAAGTGGCTGCCGAACTGCATTTTTCTATTTTGAAATCGTATTATGAGCATTTAAAAAATTTAAGAAGAAGATTGAGTTTCCGCGGTGTTTCGGAAATTTTAGAAGCTTTAAGCCATCAGCTTTACGACTCCATATTTAAAGAAGATTACACGATTACTTCCGACCAAATTTTAGAACATTTAAGCAAAGCGGAAAACATCATCACCCGGGATCACAACGGATTATTTCTGAATCTTCTGGAAGATTTCAAAGACCGTGTAAAAATTTTCGGGACGCACTTTGCCACCTTAGATGTTCGCCAGGACAGCCGCGTTCATCAGGAAATCATCGATGAGATTATCTCGCAAAAATCTGGTTTATCCAATGAAAATCTTTCAACCGAAGAAAAATTGAAATGGCTGTTAGAAACGGATGTTATTTTAAAGCCGGAAGAATTCGACGGCATTACAAAAGATACCTTAGAGAACATTCACAACATTAAAGAGATTCAGAAAAGAAATGGCGAACGCGGGATGAGCCGCTATATTATTTCCAACTCCGACCATATTAAAGATGTGCTGAACGTTTTTGCACTTTTCCGCCTGTGCGGTTATAAAGAGGAAGAAATTCGCATGGATATCGTTCCGCTTTTTGAAACTATGGAAGGTTTGAATGCGGGCGAGAACGTGATGCGGCGGTTGTATGAACTTCCTGTGTACCGAAAACATCTGGACCGGCGTGGGAAAGAGCAAACTATTATGCTTGGTTTTTCCGACGGCACAAAAGATGGCGGTTATCTGAAAGCCAACTGGGAGATTTACGAAACCAAAGAACAGCTCACCAAAGTGTCGGAAGATTATGACGTAAAAGTAGTTTTCTTCGATGGCCGCGGCGGACCACCCGCGCGAGGTGGCGGAAAAACGCACGATTTTTATGCTTCGCAGGGAAAAACGATCGCGAATAATAAAATTGAAATTACCATTCAGGGCCAAACCATAACGAGCGTTTTTGGCAATAAAGATCAGGCGAAATATAATTTCGAACAGTTGCTTACCGCCGGAATTGAGAACGACGTTTTCAAAAATTCAAAAAAAGATTTAAGCGAGAAAGAGCGAAAACTCATTGAAGAACTTGCCGACATCAGCTTTATTAAATATTCAGATCTAAAGGCGCATCCCATGTTTGTGCCCTATCTCCAGGAAATGAGCACGCTGGAATATTACGGCAAAACGAATATCGGCAGCCGCCCGACAAAGAGAGGTGCTGGCAACAAAATCCGCTTCGAAGATCTGCGTGCCATCCCTTTTGTCGGGTCCTGGAGCCAGCTGAAGCAAAATGTCCCCGGATTTTTCGGCTTTGGATTTGCGCTGAATTCTTTGAAAAAAGACGGTCGTTTCGAAGAAGTTGCCGCACTTTACAAAGGTTCGGATTTCTTTAAAACTTTGGTTTTAAATTCCATGATGAGCATGAATAAATCCTATTTTCCGCTTACCTATTACATGAAAAAAAACGAAAAATTTGGGGAGTTTTGGACGATTTTATTTGAAGAATTTGAATTGTCGAAAGCATTAATGCTGGAATTAACAGGCTTTAAAATGCTGATGGAAGAGGAACCACTTTCCAGAAAATCTGTGAAAATAAGGGAGAAAATCGTGCTACCACTTTTGAGCATTCAACAATATGCGCTGATGAAAATTCAAAAAGAAGAAGGCAACCGCGACGCGTATGAAAAACTTGTTATGCGTTCGCTTTTTGGAAATATTAATGCAAGCCGGAACTCTGCCTAA
- a CDS encoding S8 family peptidase produces MKKILSVFIFLVFTFSNAQTELVFVFFKDKPNKAAFYANPSIELSQKSLDRRTRLGIALNDQDAPVEASYIQNVRDLGYVVTDYSKWLNGVAVNATAAQIMQLQTLSFVQSVESFIKHPNGGKNDGKKVNKFDEFNNTIGKTDFNYGTGLSQINQINLRPLHIAGYTGAGVTIAIIDTGFPTVNTGSAYARIRNNGQIKGGYNFINKNADIYSYSLNNHGSYCLGTIAGYVNNTFVGSAPDADFYLYASEDAVNEIPEEQLYWTEAAEEADRKGVDVITTSLGYYDFDDSRYNLLYSDMNGTTSFIARAAQIAVEKGIFVLAAAGNEAQNSWHYIITPADNEKVFTVGAVNSSGASSSFSSYGPNSVGIIKPDASARGSSTAMGYNNGATTNSGTSFATPLAAGGVACLLQAIPTKSLTEVRNLLREKSSLYPNHTDPMGYGILNFGNSLTTAQLATGESSTKSSLKIYPNPVKSTFTISTAEKILSVDLYDVLGRKIQALTNDKTNNIDRVAKGVYFIKIKTDKNEFIEKILKQ; encoded by the coding sequence ATGAAAAAAATACTATCGGTTTTTATCTTTCTCGTCTTTACCTTCTCAAATGCGCAGACCGAACTTGTTTTCGTGTTCTTTAAGGATAAACCGAACAAAGCAGCCTTCTATGCTAATCCGTCGATCGAACTTTCGCAAAAATCTTTAGACCGAAGAACAAGATTAGGAATTGCGCTGAATGATCAGGATGCGCCTGTCGAAGCTTCCTACATACAGAATGTGAGAGATCTCGGCTACGTGGTTACGGACTATTCAAAATGGCTGAACGGCGTCGCGGTAAATGCTACTGCGGCGCAGATTATGCAACTTCAAACGCTATCTTTTGTGCAGTCTGTGGAAAGTTTCATCAAACATCCGAACGGTGGAAAAAACGACGGTAAAAAGGTAAACAAGTTCGATGAATTTAATAACACCATCGGAAAAACAGATTTTAATTACGGCACGGGTCTGTCGCAAATTAATCAGATCAACCTTCGGCCCCTTCATATCGCTGGTTACACCGGAGCCGGCGTGACGATCGCCATTATCGATACGGGTTTTCCAACCGTGAACACAGGATCTGCGTACGCCCGAATCCGAAATAATGGCCAGATAAAAGGCGGCTATAATTTTATCAATAAAAACGCCGATATCTATTCTTATTCTCTGAATAATCACGGTTCGTACTGTTTGGGAACCATCGCAGGCTATGTAAATAATACTTTTGTCGGCTCGGCGCCTGATGCAGATTTCTATTTGTATGCGTCGGAAGATGCGGTAAATGAAATTCCCGAAGAACAATTATACTGGACGGAAGCTGCCGAAGAGGCCGACCGCAAAGGGGTCGACGTCATTACAACCTCGCTTGGATACTACGATTTTGATGACTCACGGTATAATTTACTGTATTCCGATATGAATGGCACCACTTCATTTATCGCAAGGGCGGCGCAGATTGCCGTCGAAAAAGGCATTTTTGTACTTGCGGCCGCCGGAAACGAAGCACAAAACTCCTGGCATTACATCATAACACCTGCAGATAACGAAAAAGTTTTTACGGTTGGCGCCGTGAATTCTTCCGGAGCGAGTTCTTCTTTTTCTTCGTACGGGCCGAATTCCGTGGGAATCATTAAGCCAGATGCCAGTGCGCGCGGAAGCTCCACTGCGATGGGTTACAACAACGGTGCAACAACCAACAGTGGAACATCCTTCGCGACACCGCTCGCGGCAGGTGGCGTGGCATGTTTGCTCCAGGCGATCCCGACAAAATCTTTAACCGAAGTTCGAAATCTGCTGCGCGAAAAATCGTCATTGTACCCGAACCATACGGATCCGATGGGTTACGGAATTTTAAATTTTGGCAATTCGCTCACAACAGCACAGTTAGCAACGGGCGAAAGCAGCACGAAATCTTCTCTTAAAATTTATCCAAATCCCGTGAAATCTACCTTTACTATTTCTACCGCCGAGAAAATACTTTCAGTCGATCTGTATGATGTTTTGGGCAGAAAAATTCAGGCGCTGACTAATGATAAAACTAATAATATTGATCGTGTTGCAAAAGGTGTTTATTTTATAAAAATAAAAACGGACAAAAACGAATTCATTGAGAAAATCCTGAAGCAGTAA